The Dyadobacter sandarakinus DNA window CTCCGACAATGACGGATTGTGGACGTCCATGTACCTGGGTGGCGAGATTTTCCGGTATGCGGTGACCAGGGAGCCTGAGGCACTGCAAAACTGCCGGGAGTCGCTGGATGCCCTGGAACGGTTGTACAGCATTAATCCTGTACCCGGCTTTCCGGCCCGCTCTTTTGAACGTAGCGGGCACATTGCCGAACTTGGTGATCCCGAGCGCTGGCAGCATGCACCCGACAAGGAATGGGACTGGAAGTCGACCACGAGCAGCGACGAAGTGATTGGTCACATATTTGCATTTGGTGCGATGGCAGAGCTCGTGGATGATGCCGCTCTGAAAAGCAGGGCTGTGGTGCTGATAGATACCGTTATGTCGCACATCCTGAAAAATGATATGTACCTGATCGACTATGACGGGAAACCGACCATGTGGGGCAAATGGAACCCGAATTATGTCAATTCCTTTCCGGTGAATGTGGGCGACCGCAAGCTCAACTCGTCCAATATCGTGGCCATGCTGCAGACGGCTTACCATTTTACCAAAAAAGAAAAGTACAAGGCCAAGGCCATGGAGCTGATGACCCGCTATGGCTATCTTGAAAATATGATGCGCCCTATGCGTGTGATCGGGATGGCACCGGATGATGCCGACGAGCATGCCAAGCACATGTCCGACGGCTGGAACCACTCCGATGACGAAATGTACTTCCTGGGCTACTGGGGATTGTACCGCTATGCATTGAATGATTCGCTGAAAACGAAGTACAGGCAATCCATCATTGACCACTGGCAGGCCGAGCGTCCCGAAAAGGAAGGAGCCTGGAATATTTTCACGGCGCTCACGGGCACGCGGGAGTTTGACCTGAAAGAGGCTGCCTGGTACCTGCAGGAGCACCCGCTTGACCTTATCGACTGGGAGATCAGGAACAGTCACCGGAAGGATATTGAAAAGATCGAAATGAACTTCCGCAAACAAACAACCAAAGAAGTGCTGCCTCCGGACGAGCGGCCCATACAGCGCCATAATGGAAACATGTTTGCACTCGATCACGGAGGCAATGGTCAATCGGAGCACAGTGCCGGGGATATCTGGCTGCTGCCTTACTGGATGGGCCGGTACCTGGGCGTGATCAGCGCACCTCAGCAATAGTTTTTTATGCAAAATGTATTTACCCTGCTTTGTACCTTAGCAGTTACTTTATCTATGCCTGCCTGCAACTACGACCATCTCCAAGAAACCCAGGTCACCCACGACCTCTCCTACCACCATGACCTGGACAACAATGACAATTTTTCTCCGGATGGCAAGTGGCTGGCGTACGACACCCGCACGGACGAGGGCGGCATTGCAGCTTCGGGCAGGATTGAGCGGGTGAATATCGAAACAGGAGAAAAGCAGGTACTTTTTGAGATTTCCGGAAATACACCCTGGGGCCCGGGCGCGGGAGCAGTGAGTTACAGCCCTGTGCAAAATGCGGTGGTGTTCATCCATGGATTGCCGGCCACGCAGGACAATCCGTACCAGCAGTGGAGGCGCACAGGGGTAATTATTGAAGATTCCCGCCCTAACGTACCCATCTATATGGACGCGCGCGACGTCACGGATCCGTTTACGCCGGGAGCATTGCGCGGAGGCACTCACCGGCATGAATGGAGTGGAGACGGGCAGTGGATCGGGTTCACTTACAATGATGCTGTTTTAAAAGCATTGGAGGACCGCACCGGGCAGCGGCGCAACCTGCGGACAATAGGTGTTTCAAAACAGATACGAACGGTTGAGGTTGATAAAAATACGGAAAATGTGTCGGGAGCGTGGTTCAGTGTGCTGGTAGTGCACGTGGTGCCGGAGCCTGAACCCGGCAGTGACGAAATCAGTCACGCGGCGGGAGACAGCTGGATGGGTACGCATGGCTACCTGCTACCCAATGGAAAGCGCCAGATAGCCCGGGCATTTCTGGGTACGGTCCGGAGCAGGAGCGGCCGGGAAGTGAGCGAGGTATTTATTGTAAATATTCCCGATGATATCACGCAACCTGGCGAAGCTGGTCCGCTGGAAGGCACGAAGGATGACTTTCCGATGCCACCAAAAGGCACAGTCTGGAAACGCCTGACGTACACCGCCGAAAGCCTGCATCCCGGCTGCAAAGGCATTGTCAGGTCGTCGCCCGATGGCTCGCAGCTTGCATTTATTGCTGCCGATGTGCATGGTGTTGACCAGATTTTCCTGCTGTCACCATTTGGAGGACCGGCTACCCAGCTCACCAGGCACGAAACCAGCGTGACGGGGTACCTGCGCTGGCATCCCGATGGAGAGCATGTAAGTTATGTATACGAAAACAGGATTGTACTTTGTGAAACTGGCGAAAAACCCTTTGCGGACCGAATTGAAATACTTACCGAACCTTCGGCAGCTGCACCGGTAAGCCACGTCTGGTCGCATGACGGAAAGGTACTTGCATTTAACAAGCCTGTAAAAGACGAAAACGGGAAG harbors:
- a CDS encoding DUF3748 domain-containing protein, giving the protein MQNVFTLLCTLAVTLSMPACNYDHLQETQVTHDLSYHHDLDNNDNFSPDGKWLAYDTRTDEGGIAASGRIERVNIETGEKQVLFEISGNTPWGPGAGAVSYSPVQNAVVFIHGLPATQDNPYQQWRRTGVIIEDSRPNVPIYMDARDVTDPFTPGALRGGTHRHEWSGDGQWIGFTYNDAVLKALEDRTGQRRNLRTIGVSKQIRTVEVDKNTENVSGAWFSVLVVHVVPEPEPGSDEISHAAGDSWMGTHGYLLPNGKRQIARAFLGTVRSRSGREVSEVFIVNIPDDITQPGEAGPLEGTKDDFPMPPKGTVWKRLTYTAESLHPGCKGIVRSSPDGSQLAFIAADVHGVDQIFLLSPFGGPATQLTRHETSVTGYLRWHPDGEHVSYVYENRIVLCETGEKPFADRIEILTEPSAAAPVSHVWSHDGKVLAFNKPVKDENGKATQQIFVKRFE